A part of Streptococcus porcinus genomic DNA contains:
- a CDS encoding cation:proton antiporter, whose translation MQELFQITIILIASFLAIEVSKKLSIPAVVGQLLVGIIIGPSLLNLVHQGEIIHFLSELGVILLMFLAGLEADLGLLKRYLKPSLAVAISGVLIPVGIFFLVTKIMGYEMETSIFYGIVFAATSVSITVEVLQEYKKVQTKTGAVILGAAVADDIIAVLLLSFFVSSMKGTSSSNHLIWQMLGQTLFLLFLMVLVKYIVPAIYRLTFKVSFFEKDSFLALLICFSMALLATSVGMSAVIGSFFAGLAIGQTHKGEEIMHDISELSYMFFIPIFFASIALPLNLNGILSNLGVTLLFTVLAVLTKLLPGYLVARGFQFSKMDSLTVGGGMVSRGEMALIIVQIGLAEKLISNQIYSTLVIVVILSTIIAPFILKRSFK comes from the coding sequence ATGCAAGAATTATTTCAGATTACCATTATATTAATTGCCAGTTTTTTGGCTATTGAAGTATCAAAAAAGCTATCAATACCAGCTGTTGTGGGACAATTACTAGTCGGGATCATCATAGGACCTAGTCTCTTAAACTTAGTCCATCAAGGAGAGATTATTCATTTTCTATCAGAATTAGGGGTCATCTTACTTATGTTCTTAGCTGGACTTGAAGCTGATTTGGGCTTATTAAAAAGGTATTTAAAACCAAGTTTAGCCGTTGCTATTTCTGGTGTTCTCATTCCCGTAGGAATATTCTTTTTGGTCACCAAAATAATGGGATACGAAATGGAAACTTCTATTTTCTACGGAATCGTCTTCGCAGCTACCAGCGTTTCTATTACTGTTGAAGTTCTTCAAGAGTATAAAAAAGTTCAAACCAAAACGGGTGCAGTTATTCTCGGTGCGGCTGTGGCTGATGACATTATTGCTGTTCTTCTTTTAAGTTTCTTTGTCTCAAGCATGAAGGGTACGAGTTCTAGTAACCATTTAATCTGGCAAATGCTCGGACAAACCCTTTTCTTATTATTTTTGATGGTTTTAGTTAAATATATTGTTCCGGCTATTTACCGTTTAACATTTAAGGTTAGTTTTTTTGAAAAAGATAGTTTTTTGGCTCTTTTAATCTGTTTTAGTATGGCACTACTCGCAACAAGCGTCGGAATGAGTGCTGTTATTGGTTCCTTCTTTGCCGGCTTAGCTATTGGTCAAACTCACAAGGGTGAAGAAATTATGCATGATATTTCTGAACTTTCTTATATGTTCTTTATCCCTATTTTCTTCGCTTCGATAGCACTTCCATTAAATCTAAATGGTATCCTTTCAAATCTTGGAGTTACCCTACTTTTTACTGTTTTAGCAGTTCTTACAAAACTATTGCCAGGTTATTTAGTAGCACGTGGCTTTCAATTTTCTAAAATGGACTCTTTGACAGTCGGTGGCGGAATGGTAAGCCGAGGGGAGATGGCACTGATTATCGTTCAAATTGGTTTGGCTGAAAAATTAATATCTAATCAAATATATTCTACCTTGGTTATAGTTGTTATTTTATCTACCATTATTGCACCATTTATTCTCAAAAGATCATTTAAGTAA
- a CDS encoding peptide MFS transporter, whose product MNSNDTKSFFGHPRGLSTLFFTEMWERFSYYGMRAILLYYMYYSVSQGGLGFDKVTAASIMAIYGSLVYLSSIIGGYISDRILGSRKSVLYGGILIMLGHIALATPFGKTALFVSIALIILGTGFLKPNVSEMVGGLYGEKDLRRDAGFSIFVFGINLGAFIAPAIVGYLGQEINFHLGFSLAAIGMFFGLLQYVRDGKKYLSEDSLHPTDPLSDAEKQDLKKKSLISGIVVILLIVILKLLNLLTINSVINIFTFIAIVIPIYYFFKILSSKKISDTERSRVWAYIPLFIASILFWSIEEQGSVVLALFADDQTRLYFNLFGQHINFPSSYFQSINPLFIMLYVPFFAWIWAKLGSKQPSSPKKFAYGLIAAGLSFVWMMLPGMLFGVHAKVSPMWLIVSWAIVIVGEMLISPIGLSVTTKLAPKAFQAQMMSIWFLSNASAQAINAQIVKFYTPGNEVAYYGIVGTITIVFGFLLFFYVPRIDKLMAGVK is encoded by the coding sequence ATGAATTCAAATGATACAAAATCATTCTTTGGACATCCTCGTGGTTTGTCCACTCTCTTTTTTACAGAAATGTGGGAAAGATTTTCATACTATGGTATGCGTGCTATTTTACTTTATTATATGTATTATAGTGTCAGTCAAGGCGGTTTAGGATTTGACAAAGTAACCGCTGCTTCTATTATGGCTATTTACGGTTCCCTAGTCTATTTGTCATCGATTATTGGCGGGTATATTAGTGATAGAATTCTCGGAAGTCGCAAATCAGTCCTTTATGGTGGAATTCTTATCATGTTAGGACATATTGCATTAGCAACGCCATTTGGGAAAACAGCTCTTTTTGTTTCAATTGCTTTAATTATTTTAGGGACTGGCTTTTTAAAGCCCAATGTCTCAGAAATGGTTGGGGGCCTCTATGGTGAGAAAGATTTACGCCGCGATGCAGGGTTCAGTATTTTTGTTTTTGGAATTAACCTTGGTGCTTTCATTGCACCTGCTATTGTTGGTTATCTTGGTCAGGAAATAAATTTTCACCTAGGATTTTCTCTAGCAGCTATCGGGATGTTCTTTGGTTTACTACAATATGTTCGAGATGGTAAAAAATACCTTTCAGAAGATAGTTTACATCCAACGGATCCCCTCTCAGATGCTGAGAAACAAGATTTAAAGAAAAAATCCTTAATTAGTGGTATTGTGGTTATTTTATTAATAGTTATTCTTAAATTACTAAACCTTTTAACCATCAATAGCGTCATTAATATTTTTACCTTTATTGCCATTGTTATTCCAATCTACTACTTCTTTAAGATTTTAAGTAGTAAGAAAATTTCAGATACTGAGCGGTCGCGAGTTTGGGCCTATATCCCACTCTTCATTGCCTCAATTCTATTCTGGTCAATTGAAGAGCAAGGTTCTGTGGTCTTGGCTCTTTTCGCAGATGATCAAACTCGTCTCTACTTTAACCTGTTTGGCCAACATATTAATTTCCCATCATCATATTTTCAAAGTATTAATCCTTTATTTATTATGCTTTATGTTCCTTTCTTTGCATGGATTTGGGCCAAATTAGGAAGTAAACAACCATCGTCACCTAAGAAGTTTGCCTACGGATTAATTGCAGCTGGTCTGTCCTTTGTTTGGATGATGTTACCAGGTATGTTATTTGGAGTTCACGCTAAGGTTAGCCCTATGTGGCTAATTGTTAGTTGGGCTATCGTAATTGTTGGTGAAATGCTTATTTCTCCAATTGGCTTATCAGTTACAACTAAATTGGCTCCCAAAGCTTTCCAAGCACAAATGATGTCAATTTGGTTCTTGAGTAACGCATCAGCCCAAGCTATTAACGCACAAATTGTGAAGTTTTATACTCCTGGAAATGAAGTTGCCTATTATGGTATTGTAGGTACTATAACAATCGTCTTTGGTTTCCTCTTATTCTTCTATGTACCACGTATCGACAAATTGATGGCTGGTGTAAAATAA
- a CDS encoding DUF554 domain-containing protein, producing MTYFTGFGTIIDTISILLAGIFGVLFGKYLNERHQSGLTMASGVSVLFIGISGAMPGMLKFANNSMTNEHAMLVVGCLCLGSLFGEFLNIEAFFDKFGNWLKTKTGSNKDPDFVNAFVTATLTVSIGAMAIIGPIQDGISNNPSTLLTKSVLDFVIVIVLTTTLGKGAVFSAIPVFFLQGLITILAKIVQPFMTSAALTNISLVGSILIFCVGLNIIWGKTMRVANMLPALLFAAIIAYF from the coding sequence ATGACCTATTTCACTGGTTTTGGAACCATAATCGATACTATTTCTATTCTTTTAGCTGGGATTTTTGGAGTGCTTTTTGGTAAGTATTTGAATGAAAGACATCAAAGCGGTTTAACGATGGCTTCAGGTGTTAGTGTGTTGTTTATCGGTATTTCTGGAGCTATGCCAGGTATGCTAAAGTTTGCTAATAATAGTATGACTAATGAACATGCTATGCTTGTTGTTGGTTGCTTGTGCTTAGGAAGTCTATTTGGTGAATTTCTAAATATTGAAGCCTTTTTTGATAAGTTTGGTAATTGGTTAAAAACTAAGACAGGCAGTAATAAAGATCCTGACTTTGTGAATGCTTTCGTGACTGCGACATTGACAGTTAGTATTGGTGCTATGGCTATTATTGGTCCTATTCAAGATGGCATTTCTAACAATCCAAGTACCTTATTAACTAAAAGTGTTTTAGATTTTGTTATTGTCATCGTCTTAACGACAACTTTAGGAAAGGGAGCGGTTTTTTCAGCTATTCCGGTATTTTTCTTACAAGGATTAATTACCATTTTGGCAAAGATAGTACAGCCTTTCATGACTTCTGCAGCCTTAACAAACATTTCTTTAGTTGGTTCTATCCTTATCTTTTGCGTCGGACTGAATATTATTTGGGGTAAGACAATGCGTGTAGCTAACATGTTGCCTGCACTGCTTTTCGCGGCTATAATAGCCTATTTTTAA
- a CDS encoding DUF1002 domain-containing protein, with translation MTIKKKMLLAGFVLASSFMVSTAFAASNDVQGVIDEAYVQPDYVLGYSLDQAQKDQTLSLLNYNSGKDTKLKTLTTSSYAKIMNIADDSSIQLYSSVKIEKLGSNDILKVAIVTPENITKVTQDMYRNAAVTLGIEHANITIASPIRVTGESALAGIYYSLEENGAKVPQENKNLAQQELSTLSGINAENSGKNGYDSDKLNVALTDIKTAVAKGGSGLSKEEIQKIVDETLKNYGLKNAMTSDQINLIVNFAVNLSNSGIISNSHFTATLNSLKDSIVSKSGSTFKNINLNFDSAKAVETGKGIWQQIVEFFRSLIG, from the coding sequence ATGACTATTAAGAAAAAAATGTTATTGGCTGGCTTCGTATTGGCTAGTAGCTTTATGGTTTCGACTGCCTTTGCTGCTAGTAACGATGTTCAAGGTGTTATTGATGAAGCCTATGTTCAGCCTGATTACGTCCTTGGTTACTCATTAGATCAAGCACAAAAAGATCAAACCTTGTCATTATTAAACTATAATAGTGGTAAAGACACAAAACTAAAAACGCTGACGACAAGTTCATACGCTAAAATTATGAATATTGCAGATGATTCAAGTATTCAACTGTATTCATCAGTTAAAATTGAAAAGTTAGGCTCCAATGATATTCTCAAGGTAGCTATTGTTACTCCAGAAAATATTACCAAGGTAACTCAAGATATGTATCGTAATGCAGCTGTTACCTTAGGAATTGAACATGCGAATATCACCATCGCCTCACCAATCAGAGTAACGGGCGAGTCTGCATTGGCAGGCATCTATTACTCTCTCGAGGAAAATGGAGCAAAGGTCCCGCAAGAAAATAAAAATTTAGCCCAGCAAGAACTTTCGACTTTATCTGGCATCAATGCTGAAAATTCTGGTAAAAATGGCTATGATTCTGATAAGTTAAATGTCGCTTTAACAGATATCAAAACAGCAGTAGCTAAGGGTGGAAGTGGTTTATCTAAGGAAGAGATTCAAAAGATTGTTGATGAAACTTTAAAAAATTATGGCCTTAAAAATGCCATGACCTCTGATCAAATCAATTTGATTGTTAACTTTGCAGTTAATCTTTCTAACAGTGGTATCATTAGTAACTCTCACTTTACTGCTACCTTAAATTCATTGAAAGATTCCATTGTCTCTAAATCTGGATCAACTTTTAAAAATATAAACCTTAATTTTGACTCTGCAAAAGCAGTTGAAACTGGCAAGGGGATTTGGCAGCAAATCGTTGAATTCTTTAGATCCTTAATCGGATAA
- the gloA2 gene encoding SMU1112c/YaeR family gloxylase I-like metalloprotein, with amino-acid sequence MKLSAIHHVAIIVSDYDKSKDFYVNQLGFEIIRENHRPERHDYKLDLKCGDIELEIFGNSTSDPAYQAPPRRIGQPEYDREACGLRHLAFRVKNIEHYIKELKAKNIRVEPLRYDDYTGDKMTFFFDPDGLPLELHE; translated from the coding sequence ATGAAACTTTCTGCAATTCATCATGTCGCGATTATTGTCTCTGATTATGACAAATCAAAAGATTTTTATGTCAATCAATTAGGCTTTGAAATCATTCGTGAAAATCATCGACCAGAGCGACATGATTATAAACTTGATCTTAAGTGTGGAGATATTGAACTAGAAATCTTTGGTAACTCAACCTCAGATCCCGCTTATCAGGCTCCTCCAAGGCGGATTGGTCAGCCAGAATATGACCGTGAAGCGTGTGGCTTACGCCATTTAGCTTTTCGAGTTAAAAACATTGAACATTATATTAAGGAATTAAAAGCAAAAAATATTAGAGTTGAGCCACTAAGGTATGATGATTATACTGGGGATAAAATGACGTTTTTCTTTGATCCAGATGGCCTTCCCTTAGAGCTTCATGAGTAA
- a CDS encoding class A sortase, whose protein sequence is MTRRRTRRDKKKSASSKFRTLFATFLLILGLGLLFNKTIRNTIIAWNSNKYQVQHVSKQTIKKNQQAESTFDFNSVKAVSTDTVLQAQMAAQKLPVIGGIAIPDVNINLPIFKGLGNTELIYGAGTMKEEQVMGGENNYSLASHHIFGMAGSSHMLFSPLERVKVGMPIYVTDKENIYQYDIVSVQTVAPDRIDVLNNTPGTKEITLITCTDAEATQRICVKGILKKEMSYKGAPDSVMKAFNHSYNQVAIE, encoded by the coding sequence ATGACAAGAAGAAGAACAAGAAGAGATAAGAAGAAAAGCGCATCGTCAAAGTTCCGTACTTTATTTGCTACTTTTCTTCTAATCCTTGGTTTGGGGTTGCTTTTTAACAAGACTATCCGTAATACTATTATTGCTTGGAATTCAAATAAATACCAAGTTCAGCATGTCTCTAAACAGACCATTAAAAAAAATCAGCAGGCTGAGAGCACATTTGACTTCAACTCTGTCAAAGCAGTTTCAACAGATACTGTTTTACAGGCTCAAATGGCAGCTCAAAAGCTTCCTGTAATTGGAGGCATTGCAATACCTGATGTGAATATCAATTTACCTATATTCAAAGGATTGGGTAATACAGAACTAATTTATGGTGCGGGAACCATGAAAGAAGAACAGGTTATGGGAGGAGAAAATAACTACTCATTAGCTAGTCACCATATTTTTGGTATGGCTGGTTCCTCTCACATGTTATTTTCACCTTTAGAACGAGTTAAGGTGGGGATGCCCATTTACGTAACGGATAAAGAAAATATTTATCAATATGATATCGTATCTGTACAAACTGTAGCCCCAGATCGTATTGATGTTTTAAATAATACTCCTGGTACAAAGGAAATTACTCTTATTACTTGTACCGATGCAGAGGCTACACAAAGAATCTGTGTTAAGGGGATATTAAAAAAAGAAATGTCTTATAAAGGAGCTCCCGACTCTGTTATGAAGGCCTTTAATCATTCCTATAACCAAGTTGCAATTGAATAG
- the gyrA gene encoding DNA gyrase subunit A, with translation MQDKNLIDVNLTSEMKTSFIDYAMSVIVARALPDVRDGLKPVHRRILYGMNELGVTPDKPHKKSARITGDVMGKYHPHGDSSIYEAMVRMAQWWSYRHMLVDGHGNFGSMDGDGAAAQRYTEARMSKIALELLKDINKNTVDFQDNYDGSEREPLVLPARFPNLLVNGATGIAVGMATNIPPHNLGESIDAVKMVMEHPECTTRDLMEVIPGPDFPTGAMVMGRSGIHRAYDTGKGSIVLRSRTEIEITKTGRERIVVTEFPYGVNKTKVHEHIVRLAQEKRIEGITAVRDESSREGVRFVIEVKRDASANVILNNLFKLTSLQTNFSFNMLAIENGVPKILTLRQIIDNYISHQKEVITRRTRFDKEKAEARAHILEGLLVALDHLDEVIAIIRNSQTDVIAQAELMSRFQLSERQSQAILDMRLRRLTGLERDKIQSEYDDLIALIADLADILAKPDRISAIIIQEMDEIKRKYADPRRTELMVGEVLSLEDEDLIEVEDVLITLSNKGYIKRLAQDEFRSQKRGGRGVQGTGVNDDDFVKELVSTSTHDTLLFFTNKGRVYRLKAYEIPEYGRTAKGLPIVNLLKLDEEETIQTIINARKEDIDNKFFFFTTRQGLVKRTNASEFGNIRQNGLRALNLKDGDELINVLLTDGSEDIIIGTKSGYSVRFEEASIRNMGRSATGVRGVKLRDDDLVVGASRISDNQEVLIITEKGYGKRTPATEYPTKGRGGKGIKTANITAKNGQLAGLVTVTGHEDIMIITNKGVIIRTSIADVSQTGRSTMGVKVMRLDQDSKIVTFALVDPEVEKDLAKLSTSDVASSQDITPASIDKSED, from the coding sequence ATGCAAGATAAAAATCTAATTGACGTCAATCTGACAAGTGAAATGAAAACAAGTTTCATTGACTATGCTATGAGTGTTATCGTGGCTAGAGCCTTGCCAGATGTTCGTGACGGTTTAAAACCTGTCCATCGTCGCATTCTTTATGGCATGAATGAACTAGGAGTTACCCCAGATAAACCACATAAAAAATCTGCCCGTATCACAGGTGATGTTATGGGTAAATATCATCCTCACGGAGATTCTTCAATTTACGAGGCGATGGTTCGGATGGCACAGTGGTGGTCATACCGTCATATGCTAGTAGATGGTCATGGAAACTTTGGTTCTATGGATGGTGATGGTGCTGCAGCCCAGCGTTATACCGAAGCTCGCATGAGCAAAATAGCACTAGAGCTTCTAAAGGATATTAATAAAAATACTGTTGATTTTCAAGACAACTACGATGGAAGTGAACGTGAGCCGCTCGTTTTACCAGCTCGATTTCCTAATTTATTGGTAAATGGTGCTACTGGTATTGCGGTCGGGATGGCTACCAATATTCCCCCTCATAATTTGGGAGAATCAATTGACGCTGTCAAAATGGTAATGGAGCACCCTGAATGTACAACTAGGGACTTAATGGAAGTGATTCCGGGACCAGATTTTCCAACTGGTGCTATGGTTATGGGACGTTCAGGTATTCATCGTGCTTATGATACCGGTAAAGGCTCCATTGTCTTGCGCTCACGGACGGAAATTGAGATAACCAAGACAGGTCGTGAACGGATTGTTGTTACTGAATTTCCTTATGGTGTTAACAAAACTAAAGTTCATGAGCATATTGTCCGCTTAGCTCAAGAGAAACGGATTGAAGGAATTACGGCAGTCCGTGACGAATCCAGCCGTGAAGGGGTTCGCTTTGTTATTGAAGTTAAACGCGATGCATCAGCTAATGTTATCCTAAACAATTTGTTTAAACTAACAAGCCTACAAACTAATTTTAGTTTTAATATGCTAGCTATTGAGAACGGTGTACCAAAAATCTTAACTCTTAGACAAATCATTGATAATTATATCAGTCACCAAAAAGAAGTTATAACTCGCCGAACTCGTTTTGATAAAGAAAAAGCAGAAGCACGGGCACATATTTTAGAAGGTTTATTGGTTGCCTTAGATCATCTTGATGAAGTTATTGCAATTATTCGAAATAGCCAAACAGATGTTATTGCACAAGCTGAGTTAATGAGTCGCTTCCAATTATCTGAACGACAAAGCCAGGCAATTTTGGATATGCGTTTACGTCGCTTGACAGGCTTGGAAAGAGATAAAATCCAATCAGAATATGATGATTTAATTGCTTTAATAGCTGATTTAGCTGATATTCTGGCTAAACCAGACCGAATTAGCGCTATCATCATTCAAGAAATGGACGAGATTAAACGCAAATACGCTGATCCTCGTCGTACAGAATTAATGGTTGGTGAAGTATTATCACTTGAAGATGAAGACCTCATTGAAGTGGAAGATGTTTTGATCACCTTATCAAATAAAGGGTATATCAAACGTTTGGCTCAAGATGAATTTCGTTCCCAAAAACGTGGAGGTCGAGGCGTTCAAGGGACTGGTGTCAATGATGATGACTTCGTTAAAGAGTTAGTTTCAACAAGTACACATGATACCCTCCTATTTTTCACCAATAAAGGACGTGTCTATAGGCTAAAAGCTTATGAGATTCCAGAATACGGTAGGACAGCTAAAGGTCTACCAATTGTTAATCTTTTAAAATTGGATGAAGAAGAAACGATACAAACTATCATTAATGCGCGTAAAGAAGACATTGATAATAAATTTTTCTTCTTCACCACTCGTCAAGGTTTGGTTAAAAGAACAAATGCTTCAGAATTTGGCAATATTAGACAAAATGGTTTACGTGCTTTAAATCTTAAGGATGGCGATGAGTTAATTAATGTCTTGCTAACTGACGGTTCAGAAGATATCATTATAGGAACAAAATCAGGCTATTCAGTTAGATTTGAAGAAGCAAGTATTCGCAATATGGGACGTTCAGCGACGGGTGTTCGTGGGGTTAAACTTCGTGATGATGATCTAGTTGTTGGTGCTTCACGGATTAGCGACAACCAAGAAGTGCTTATCATTACTGAAAAAGGCTATGGTAAGCGTACACCTGCTACAGAATACCCAACAAAAGGCCGCGGAGGTAAAGGCATAAAAACTGCTAATATTACCGCCAAGAATGGTCAATTAGCAGGTTTAGTGACTGTTACAGGTCATGAGGATATTATGATTATAACAAACAAAGGCGTCATTATAAGAACTAGTATAGCTGATGTTTCTCAAACTGGCAGATCTACAATGGGGGTTAAGGTCATGCGATTAGATCAAGACTCAAAAATTGTCACCTTTGCTTTGGTAGATCCTGAAGTCGAAAAAGATTTAGCTAAATTATCAACCTCAGACGTAGCATCTAGTCAAGACATAACCCCTGCTTCAATAGATAAAAGTGAGGATTAA
- a CDS encoding L-lactate dehydrogenase, translating to MTVTKQHKKVILVGDGAVGSSYAFALVTQNIAQELGIIDIFKEKTQGDAEDLSHALAFTSPKKIYAADYSDCHDADLVVLTAGAPQKPGETRLDLVEKNLRINKEVVSQIVASGFNGIFLVAANPVDVLTYSTWKFSGFPKERVIGSGTSLDSARFRQALADKIGVDARSVHAYIMGEHGDSEFAVWSHANVAGVKLEQWLQDNRDIDETGLLDIFVSVRDAAYSIINKKGATFYGIAVALARITKAILDDENAVLPLSVFQEGQYEGVKDCYIGQPAIVGAYGVVRPVNIPLNDAELQKMQASAKQLKEIIDEAFAKEEFASVAKN from the coding sequence ATGACTGTAACTAAACAACACAAAAAAGTTATCTTAGTCGGCGATGGAGCCGTCGGGTCATCATATGCTTTTGCATTAGTAACACAAAATATTGCGCAAGAGCTCGGTATTATCGATATTTTCAAAGAAAAAACTCAAGGAGATGCTGAAGATTTAAGTCATGCCCTTGCCTTCACTTCCCCTAAAAAAATATACGCGGCTGACTATTCAGACTGTCATGATGCCGATTTAGTTGTCCTTACAGCCGGTGCTCCTCAAAAACCTGGTGAAACTCGCCTTGATTTAGTGGAAAAAAACCTTCGCATCAATAAAGAAGTTGTTTCACAAATCGTTGCTTCTGGATTTAATGGCATTTTCCTTGTGGCTGCAAATCCAGTTGATGTTCTTACTTATTCAACTTGGAAATTTTCTGGCTTCCCTAAAGAACGTGTTATTGGATCAGGTACCTCTTTAGATTCTGCACGATTCCGTCAAGCACTTGCAGATAAAATTGGAGTTGATGCTCGCTCAGTTCATGCTTACATTATGGGTGAACATGGTGATTCTGAATTTGCTGTTTGGTCACATGCTAACGTTGCAGGGGTAAAATTAGAGCAATGGCTCCAAGATAATCGTGATATTGATGAAACTGGACTGTTAGATATTTTTGTTTCCGTGCGAGATGCAGCATACTCAATCATTAACAAAAAAGGAGCTACCTTCTATGGTATTGCCGTAGCACTTGCTCGTATCACTAAAGCGATTCTCGACGATGAAAATGCAGTTCTTCCTCTATCTGTCTTCCAAGAAGGTCAATATGAGGGTGTTAAAGATTGTTACATTGGTCAACCTGCCATTGTAGGTGCTTACGGGGTTGTTCGTCCGGTTAATATTCCATTAAATGATGCAGAATTGCAAAAAATGCAAGCCTCTGCTAAGCAATTAAAAGAAATTATTGATGAAGCTTTTGCAAAAGAAGAGTTTGCTTCTGTAGCTAAAAACTAG
- a CDS encoding dihydrofolate reductase family protein, whose amino-acid sequence MRPLILNIAMSLDGFIARTDGSYDWIEGHGTTAYDSALQFDNDAFFASCDTVVMGRKSLDDCPIEQIQGYHKKRFYVASHQDLHSDYPNLYFSKDIVATLKQLKQEEGGPIWLFGGADLVHSVLATELIDQYIIGIIPTILGQGRPLFKGYSIEHKLQLIESTVTDGIAMLRYQKRP is encoded by the coding sequence GTGAGACCCTTAATTTTAAATATCGCTATGAGTTTAGATGGCTTTATTGCCCGAACAGATGGTTCTTATGATTGGATCGAAGGACATGGAACAACAGCTTATGATTCTGCTTTACAATTTGATAATGATGCCTTTTTTGCTTCGTGCGATACTGTCGTTATGGGACGAAAATCATTAGATGATTGTCCTATCGAGCAGATACAAGGCTATCATAAGAAAAGGTTTTATGTTGCTAGCCATCAGGACTTACACTCAGATTACCCCAACCTTTACTTTTCTAAGGATATAGTAGCTACCCTTAAACAACTCAAGCAAGAAGAGGGTGGACCCATTTGGTTATTTGGAGGAGCAGATTTGGTGCATTCTGTGCTTGCTACTGAGTTGATTGATCAGTACATCATTGGAATTATCCCAACTATTTTAGGTCAAGGGAGACCCTTGTTTAAAGGGTATAGTATAGAGCATAAATTGCAACTGATTGAATCAACTGTTACTGATGGGATTGCCATGCTTCGCTATCAGAAAAGACCCTAA